Below is a genomic region from Bacilli bacterium.
GCTCACGATTACAACCGGCGGAGCCGTCATTCTTTCCCTGTTGGGCGGCTTTTTTTACACCCGCTTTTTGTTCCATCCGATCACCCGCTTGGCCGATACGATGAAGGCGATTCAAACAAGCGGCGTTTTCCGGCATTTTGATCTGGAACGCTTGCCGCAATCCGACGACATCCGAAAGTTGGGCGATACGTTCAACCGCATGATGGACTCGTTGGAAAAAAATTTTGAACAGCAAAAGCGCTTTGTCGCCGACGCTTCCCACGAATTGAGAACGCCGCTGACCGTGATTGAAAGTTACGCCAGCATTTTGCAGCGGTGGGCGGCAAGCGATCCCGCGCTGCGCGAGGAAGCGGTGGACGCCATCTATAAAGAAGCGATCCATTTGAAAAATCTTGTTTCGTCATTAATGCAAACAGCCGAATCTGAGGCGGTTCAGCGGATGAAATGGACAAAAGTGGATTTGACGGACATGCTGACGGATGTGGTTCGCCATATGCGCCGTTCCTTTCATCGCGAAATTGAATTTCGCCATGACGACACGCCGATTGTGCTGGAAGCCGACGCGGGAAAAATCAAGCAGCTCGCGATCATTTTGCTGGACAACGCGATCAAATACAGCCGCCGCAAAATTCGCATGCATTTGCATCAACATGACGATGTTGCCGAGCTTAGCGTACTGGATATGGGAATCGGCATACCCGCCGACCGCATCCCGTATTTGTTTGATCGTTTTTACCGGGTGGATCAGGCGAGAAGCCGCAAAACGGGCGGGGTCGGGTTGGGGCTCGCAATTGCGCAAAATATCGTAAAGTCGCACGGCGGTTCCATTCATGTGAAAAGCAAAACAGGCA
It encodes:
- a CDS encoding HAMP domain-containing sensor histidine kinase; its protein translation is MFGRAKAMSLKTRLVLLSTVWLIFVLLLFNMFTYFFVVRITTRSEIQLLWKKAATITEKPEIWDPHKWSNANLLDEYLVPGELIRIIGPDNKVKAQAVSADVLLRQPVAFRNDIHSFVANNGKNRMVFVQMPLFSGQEQIGMLEIGHVLDLLDDYLSVLVTALTITTGGAVILSLLGGFFYTRFLFHPITRLADTMKAIQTSGVFRHFDLERLPQSDDIRKLGDTFNRMMDSLEKNFEQQKRFVADASHELRTPLTVIESYASILQRWAASDPALREEAVDAIYKEAIHLKNLVSSLMQTAESEAVQRMKWTKVDLTDMLTDVVRHMRRSFHREIEFRHDDTPIVLEADAGKIKQLAIILLDNAIKYSRRKIRMHLHQHDDVAELSVLDMGIGIPADRIPYLFDRFYRVDQARSRKTGGVGLGLAIAQNIVKSHGGSIHVKSKTGRGTKILVRLPLRRTVV